Proteins from a single region of Candidatus Thermoplasmatota archaeon:
- a CDS encoding carbonic anhydrase: protein MSPILDDLLEGNARFVANGWDPKDRELPSPPAKGLAIVACMDTRYNVERVLGLEHGDAKVIRNAGNHVDDGTLRSLIVAVHLLGVTEIVIMGHTKCGMTTVGRGEFRIAKSIASRSAVPLHEVMRPDFQRWLGGIPDVEDHVRESVSRLRAHPFMPKDIRVHGLIYDNDTGRVKPLH from the coding sequence ATGTCCCCGATCCTCGACGATCTCCTCGAAGGAAACGCGCGCTTCGTCGCGAACGGATGGGACCCGAAGGACCGCGAGCTCCCGTCGCCTCCCGCGAAAGGGCTCGCGATCGTCGCCTGCATGGACACGCGGTACAACGTCGAGCGCGTTCTCGGCCTCGAACATGGTGACGCGAAGGTGATCCGGAACGCGGGCAACCATGTGGACGACGGGACGCTCCGCAGCCTCATCGTGGCGGTGCACCTGCTCGGGGTCACCGAAATCGTGATCATGGGCCACACGAAGTGCGGCATGACCACGGTCGGGCGCGGCGAGTTCCGCATCGCGAAGAGCATCGCCTCGCGCTCGGCGGTTCCGCTCCACGAGGTCATGCGGCCCGATTTCCAGCGGTGGCTTGGCGGCATCCCCGACGTCGAGGACCATGTGCGCGAATCCGTCTCTCGGCTGAGGGCGCACCCGTTCATGCCCAAGGACATCCGCGTCCACGGGCTCATCTACGACAACGACACGGGTCGCGTCAAGCCCCTTCACTGA
- a CDS encoding NAD(P)-dependent oxidoreductase, with amino-acid sequence MKVGVIGAGRMGTPFAENLLSQGHEVVVHTRTPAKARGLEGLGARLAASPREAASPGGMVVTFVPDDAAVETVSRGPGGVIAGLGPGGVHVVASTIAPETARRLAIEHRSAGVGYVAAPVLGRPDAVAARRVWFLVSGETLGRARARDLLAPYAREVYDVGDEPGAANVLKLAANFLLATSLEAMAEAFTLAEKEGVPREEAADLLGRTIFASPVLSAYGRMIADHAYGEGGFATRLGLKDVKLVLESAEAAAAPMPLANLLRHRFEDAVAHGRGQLDWAAIGLEVAEAAGVHPTGTPQ; translated from the coding sequence ATGAAGGTCGGCGTCATCGGGGCCGGCCGCATGGGCACGCCCTTTGCCGAAAATCTGCTTTCGCAGGGGCACGAGGTCGTCGTCCACACGCGCACGCCGGCGAAGGCGCGAGGTCTCGAGGGTCTCGGCGCGCGCCTCGCGGCTTCGCCCCGCGAAGCGGCCTCTCCGGGCGGGATGGTGGTGACGTTCGTCCCGGACGACGCCGCGGTCGAGACCGTGAGCCGGGGGCCCGGGGGCGTCATCGCGGGCCTCGGACCGGGCGGGGTCCATGTCGTCGCCAGCACGATCGCCCCGGAGACCGCGCGGCGACTCGCAATCGAGCACCGGTCCGCCGGCGTCGGCTACGTGGCGGCGCCCGTGCTCGGTCGTCCGGACGCGGTCGCGGCGCGCCGGGTGTGGTTCCTCGTCTCGGGCGAAACCCTCGGGCGCGCCCGGGCCCGGGATCTGCTCGCCCCGTACGCGCGCGAGGTGTACGATGTCGGCGACGAGCCGGGGGCCGCGAACGTGTTGAAGCTCGCGGCAAACTTCCTCCTCGCGACGAGCCTCGAGGCCATGGCCGAGGCGTTCACGCTCGCGGAGAAGGAAGGCGTGCCGCGCGAAGAGGCGGCCGACCTTCTGGGACGGACGATCTTCGCCTCGCCCGTGCTCAGCGCCTACGGCCGGATGATCGCCGACCACGCTTACGGCGAAGGGGGATTCGCGACGCGCCTCGGGCTCAAGGATGTGAAGCTCGTCCTCGAATCGGCCGAAGCCGCCGCCGCGCCGATGCCGCTTGCGAACCTCCTCCGTCATCGCTTCGAAGACGCAGTGGCGCACGGCCGAGGGCAACTCGACTGGGCCGCCATCGGCCTCGAGGTCGCGGAGGCCGCGGGCGTTCATCCCACGGGTACGCCGCAATAA
- a CDS encoding type 1 glutamine amidotransferase domain-containing protein codes for MSERKRVLVVVTSADRLDASHPTGLWLEEFAIPYAALRRAGHEVVAASVEGGAVPIDPASEEKSHPADAEARAALETTLPLAEVDAAAFDAVYFPGGHGTMVDFANRAVGDVASLFAAQDKPIAAVCHGPAALVAAVRPDGRPLVAGRRVAGFTNEEERESELEGKVPFLLESRLRELGAQVETRPPWSSHVVKDGGLITGQNPQSSAEVASALIEALERR; via the coding sequence ATGTCCGAGCGCAAGCGCGTGCTCGTCGTCGTCACGAGCGCGGACCGACTCGACGCCTCCCATCCGACCGGCCTTTGGCTCGAGGAGTTCGCGATCCCCTACGCCGCACTCCGGCGGGCCGGGCACGAAGTGGTCGCCGCAAGCGTCGAGGGCGGAGCGGTCCCCATCGACCCCGCAAGCGAAGAAAAATCCCATCCGGCCGACGCCGAGGCGCGCGCCGCGCTCGAAACCACGCTTCCCCTCGCCGAGGTGGACGCGGCGGCATTCGATGCCGTCTACTTCCCGGGCGGCCACGGGACGATGGTGGACTTCGCGAACCGCGCCGTCGGGGACGTCGCGTCCCTTTTCGCGGCCCAGGACAAGCCGATCGCGGCCGTGTGCCACGGTCCCGCGGCGCTCGTCGCGGCCGTTCGCCCGGACGGCCGCCCCCTCGTCGCGGGTCGGCGCGTCGCGGGGTTCACGAACGAGGAGGAGCGCGAATCCGAGCTCGAGGGCAAGGTCCCGTTCCTGCTCGAGTCGCGTCTTCGCGAGCTCGGCGCTCAGGTGGAAACGCGTCCCCCCTGGTCCTCCCACGTCGTGAAGGACGGCGGTCTCATCACCGGCCAGAATCCGCAATCAAGCGCCGAGGTCGCCTCCGCGCTCATCGAGGCCCTGGAGCGGCGCTGA
- a CDS encoding CBS domain-containing protein — MLAREIMSHPVLTAPEDATLRDVANLMRDRRIGGVPIVGRDERIVGIITVSDFAAKQHGIPFSLVHAPKVLGEWLGREGLEAIYERAGSKLARDIMTTPVVCGNEGDTLERIVELMLEHDVTRIPVVRDEVPVGIVARHDLLSLLSLRLAGRTEPTARP; from the coding sequence ATGCTCGCGCGCGAGATCATGTCCCACCCCGTGCTCACGGCCCCCGAGGACGCGACGCTCAGGGACGTCGCGAACCTCATGCGCGACCGCCGCATCGGGGGGGTTCCCATCGTAGGCCGCGACGAGCGCATCGTCGGGATCATCACGGTGAGCGATTTCGCCGCGAAGCAGCACGGAATCCCGTTTTCGCTCGTCCACGCGCCGAAAGTGCTCGGCGAATGGCTCGGACGCGAAGGCCTCGAGGCCATCTACGAGCGCGCCGGCTCGAAGCTCGCGCGCGACATCATGACGACGCCCGTCGTCTGCGGGAACGAAGGGGACACGCTCGAGAGGATCGTGGAGCTCATGCTCGAACATGACGTGACGAGGATCCCCGTCGTGCGCGACGAGGTGCCTGTCGGCATCGTCGCCCGTCACGATCTCCTTTCGCTCCTCTCCTTGCGCCTCGCGGGAAGGACCGAGCCGACCGCGAGACCCTGA